A DNA window from Caretta caretta isolate rCarCar2 chromosome 7, rCarCar1.hap1, whole genome shotgun sequence contains the following coding sequences:
- the TADA3 gene encoding transcriptional adapter 3 isoform X1 — MSELKDCPLQFHDFKSVDHLKVCPRYTAVLARSEDDGIGIEELDTLQLELETLLSSASRRLRVLEAETQILTDWQDKKGDRRFLKLGKEHELGTPVKHGKPKKQKLEGKGGHGTGPGPGRPKSKNLQPKIQEYEFPDDPVDMPRIPKNDAPNRFWASVEPYCADLTSEEVRTLEELLKPPEDEAEHYKIPPLGKHYSVRWAQEDLLEEQKDGTRAAAAADKKKGILGPLTELDTKDVDALLKKSESQQEQPEDGCPFGPLTQRLLQALVEENIISPIEDSPIPELVGKDSGADGAGTSPRSQNKPFSVPHTKSLEGRLKEELIAQGLLESEDRPPEDSEDEVLAELRKRQAELKALSAHNRAKKQELLRLAKDELHRQVLRQRVRVADNEVMDAFRKIMAARQKKRTPTKKEKDQAWKTLKERESILKLLDG; from the exons ATGAGCGAGCTCAAGGACTGCCCACTGCAGTTCCACGACTTCAAGTCGGTGGATCACCTGAAGGTTTGCCCGCGTTACACGGCCGTGCTGGCCCGCTCTGAGGACGATGGCATCGGCATCGAGGAGCTCGACACGCTACAGCTGGAACTGGAGACGCTGCTGTCCTCAGCCAGCCGCAGGCTGCGGGTGCTGGAGGCAGAGACGCAG ATTTTGACAGACTGGCAGGACAAGAAGGGGGACAGGCGGTTCCTGAAGCTGGGCAAAGAGCACGAACTGGGCACCCCAGTTAAACACGGAAAGCCTAAGAAGCAGAAACTAGAGGGGAAGGGTGGCCATGGCACAGGGCCCGGCCCTGGGCGGCCCAAATCCAAGAACCTTCAGCCCAAGATCCAAGAATATGAGTTTCCAGACGACCCAGTTGACATGCCTCGGATCCCCAAAAATGATGCCCCAAACAG gtTCTGGGCTTCGGTGGAGCCCTACTGTGCTGACCTCACCAGTGAGGAGGTGCGAACCCTGGAGGAGCTGCTCAAACCCCCGGAGGATGAGGCTGAGCACTACAAG ATCCCACCTCTGGGGAAGCATTACTCTGTGCGCTGGGCCCAGGAGGACCTGCTGGAAGAGCAGAAGGATGGCACCCGGGCAGCAGCGGCTGCTGACAAGAAGAAAGGCATCCTGGGACCACTAACGGAGCTGGACACAAAAG ATGTGGATGCACTGCTGAAGAAGTCAGAGTCCCAGCAGGAGCAGCCCGAGGACGGCTGCCCGTTTGGGCCCTTGACGCAGCGCCTCCTGCAGGCACTTGTAGAG GAGAACATCATCTCGCCCATTGAGGACTCCCCGATCCCAGAGCTGGTGGGCAAAGACTCGGGAGCTGACGGTGCCGGTACTTCACCCCGCAGCCAGAACAAACCCTTCAG CGTCCCCCACACCAAGTCCCTGGAGGGGCGGCTCAAGGAGGAGCTGATTGCCCAAGGCCTGCTGGAGTCCGAGGACCGCCCCCCCGAGGACTCGGAGGATGAGGTCCTGGCAGAGCTGCGCAAGAGGCAGGCCGAGCTCAAGGCGCTCAGTGCTCACAACCGGGCCAAGAAGCAGGAGCTGCTCAG gcTGGCCAAGGATGAGCTACACAGGCAGGTTCTGCGGCAACGTGTACGCGTGGCTGACAATGAGGTCATGGACGCCTTCCGCAAGATCATGGCGGCACGCCAGAAGAAGCGCACGCCCACCAAGAAGGAGAAGGACCAGGCCTGGAAGACCCTGAAGGAGCGCGAGAGCATCCTCAAGCTCCTGGATGGCTAA
- the TADA3 gene encoding transcriptional adapter 3 isoform X2 — translation MSELKDCPLQFHDFKSVDHLKVCPRYTAVLARSEDDGIGIEELDTLQLELETLLSSASRRLRVLEAETQILTDWQDKKGDRRFLKLGKEHELGTPVKHGKPKKQKLEGKGGHGTGPGPGRPKSKNLQPKIQEYEFPDDPVDMPRIPKNDAPNRFWASVEPYCADLTSEEVRTLEELLKPPEDEAEHYKIPPLGKHYSVRWAQEDLLEEQKDGTRAAAAADKKKGILGPLTELDTKDVDALLKKSESQQEQPEDGCPFGPLTQRLLQALVEENIISPIEDSPIPELVGKDSGADGAGTSPRSQNKPFRLAKDELHRQVLRQRVRVADNEVMDAFRKIMAARQKKRTPTKKEKDQAWKTLKERESILKLLDG, via the exons ATGAGCGAGCTCAAGGACTGCCCACTGCAGTTCCACGACTTCAAGTCGGTGGATCACCTGAAGGTTTGCCCGCGTTACACGGCCGTGCTGGCCCGCTCTGAGGACGATGGCATCGGCATCGAGGAGCTCGACACGCTACAGCTGGAACTGGAGACGCTGCTGTCCTCAGCCAGCCGCAGGCTGCGGGTGCTGGAGGCAGAGACGCAG ATTTTGACAGACTGGCAGGACAAGAAGGGGGACAGGCGGTTCCTGAAGCTGGGCAAAGAGCACGAACTGGGCACCCCAGTTAAACACGGAAAGCCTAAGAAGCAGAAACTAGAGGGGAAGGGTGGCCATGGCACAGGGCCCGGCCCTGGGCGGCCCAAATCCAAGAACCTTCAGCCCAAGATCCAAGAATATGAGTTTCCAGACGACCCAGTTGACATGCCTCGGATCCCCAAAAATGATGCCCCAAACAG gtTCTGGGCTTCGGTGGAGCCCTACTGTGCTGACCTCACCAGTGAGGAGGTGCGAACCCTGGAGGAGCTGCTCAAACCCCCGGAGGATGAGGCTGAGCACTACAAG ATCCCACCTCTGGGGAAGCATTACTCTGTGCGCTGGGCCCAGGAGGACCTGCTGGAAGAGCAGAAGGATGGCACCCGGGCAGCAGCGGCTGCTGACAAGAAGAAAGGCATCCTGGGACCACTAACGGAGCTGGACACAAAAG ATGTGGATGCACTGCTGAAGAAGTCAGAGTCCCAGCAGGAGCAGCCCGAGGACGGCTGCCCGTTTGGGCCCTTGACGCAGCGCCTCCTGCAGGCACTTGTAGAG GAGAACATCATCTCGCCCATTGAGGACTCCCCGATCCCAGAGCTGGTGGGCAAAGACTCGGGAGCTGACGGTGCCGGTACTTCACCCCGCAGCCAGAACAAACCCTTCAG gcTGGCCAAGGATGAGCTACACAGGCAGGTTCTGCGGCAACGTGTACGCGTGGCTGACAATGAGGTCATGGACGCCTTCCGCAAGATCATGGCGGCACGCCAGAAGAAGCGCACGCCCACCAAGAAGGAGAAGGACCAGGCCTGGAAGACCCTGAAGGAGCGCGAGAGCATCCTCAAGCTCCTGGATGGCTAA